The proteins below come from a single Triticum aestivum cultivar Chinese Spring chromosome 5D, IWGSC CS RefSeq v2.1, whole genome shotgun sequence genomic window:
- the LOC123122364 gene encoding uncharacterized protein, translated as MSSSPNSDDNGKKNPLDAMGAFFSAQVNRRKLVTTQKLAMSERCTSCGDEFPGCAHRPADRKTWMAELGPDRLRVHQVVWPGTHDSATNKIGIPFITRPFAQCQSLSVYHQLALGCRLLDVRVQEERRVCHGVLATYSVDVVLDDVLRFLAETQSEVLVLEIRTEFGREDPPDFAKYLVERLGEHLIPQDEAVFGKTVAELLPRRVICVWKPRKSPAPGRGEPLWSSGYLRDNWIDTDLPETKYESNLKFLGQQPPARDRRYLYRVENTVTPQADNPVVCVRPVTNRIRGYARSFIAEAFAKGLGDRLQVFSTDFIDGDFVDACAGVTKARVDGTA; from the coding sequence TCTTCCCCCAATAGCGACGACAACGGCAAGAAGAACCCGCTGGACGCCATGGGCGCCTTCTTCTCGGCGCAGGTGAACCGCCGCAAGCTGGTGACCACGCAGAAGCTGGCCATGTCCGAGCGCTGCACCTCCTGCGGCGACGAGTTTCCCGGCTGCGCCCACCGCCCCGCCGACCGCAAGACGTGGATGGCGGAGCTGGGGCCCGACCGCCTGCGCGTGCACCAGGTGGTGTGGCCGGGCACCCACGACTCGGCCACCAACAAGATCGGCATCCCCTTCATCACCCGCCCCTTCGCGCAGTGCCAGTCGCTCTCCGTCTACCACCAGCTCGCCCTCGGCTGCCGCCTCCTCGACGTCCGCGTGCAGGAGGAGCGCCGCGTCTGCCACGGCGTGCTCGCCACCTATTCCGTCGACGTCGTGCTCGACGACGTGCTGCGCTTCCTGGCCGAGACCCAGTCGGAGGTCCTGGTGCTGGAGATCCGCACCGAGTTCGGCCGCGAGGACCCGCCGGACTTCGCCAAGTACCTGGTGGAGCGGCTCGGGGAGCACCTGATCCCGCAGGACGAGGCGGTGTTCGGCAAGACGGTGGCGGAGCTGCTCCCGAGGCGGGTGATCTGCGTGTGGAAGCCGCGCAAGTCGCCGGCGCCCGGGCGCGGCGAGCCGCTGTGGAGCTCCGGCTACCTGCGGGACAACTGGATCGACACGGACCTGCCGGAGACCAAGTACGAGAGCAACCTCAAGTTCCTGGGCCAGCAGCCGCCGGCGAGGGACCGGCGGTACCTGTACCGGGTGGAGAACACGGTGACGCCGCAGGCCGACAACCCGGTGGTGTGCGTGCGGCCCGTCACGAACCGCATCCGCGGCTACGCGCGCAGCTTCATCGCCGAGGCCTTCGCCAAGGGCCTCGGCGACCGGCTCCAGGTCTTCTCCACCGACTTCATCGACGGCGACTTCGTCGACGCCTGCGCCGGCGTCACCAAGGCCCGCGTCGACGGCACCGCGTGA